The following proteins come from a genomic window of Sporomusaceae bacterium FL31:
- a CDS encoding nicotinate-nucleotide--dimethylbenzimidazole phosphoribosyltransferase, which translates to MFDDINSLIKPLDLAAMEKCQLRLDNLTKPLGSLHSFEHLALQMAGITGNARPQNLKKSIILMAGDHGVAAEGVSAYPQEVTAQMVDNFCNGGAAINVFAQHVDAELVLVDMGVAADLSNYAQIYHKKIAYGTNNIAKGPAMTREQAKQAVEAGMEIASNEIAKGVRVLGLGEMGIANTTSSTAIISCYAQESVATLAGHGTGISEEELHKKVRVIQTALEVNHPDREDPMGVLSSLGGFEIAGLVGVILGAAAGGAAVVVDGLITSAAALLAVKIAPQVKAFLIGSHYSVEPAHKIALDLIGVPAYLHLDMRLGEGTGAALGMSLINASLHVINDMKTFGEAEVAVAQDGPGALKQSKDVKD; encoded by the coding sequence ATGTTTGATGATATAAATTCTTTGATCAAGCCGTTAGATTTGGCAGCAATGGAGAAGTGCCAACTGCGACTGGATAATCTGACTAAGCCACTGGGCAGCCTGCATTCTTTCGAACATTTAGCACTGCAAATGGCTGGAATAACCGGGAATGCTCGACCGCAAAATTTAAAGAAGAGTATTATTTTAATGGCTGGCGATCATGGTGTTGCAGCCGAAGGCGTCAGTGCCTATCCCCAAGAAGTTACTGCGCAGATGGTTGATAATTTCTGCAATGGCGGTGCGGCAATTAATGTCTTTGCTCAGCATGTTGATGCGGAGCTAGTATTAGTTGACATGGGGGTTGCGGCTGACCTATCTAACTATGCGCAAATTTATCATAAGAAAATTGCATATGGCACGAATAATATTGCAAAAGGCCCTGCTATGACTCGCGAACAAGCAAAGCAGGCTGTCGAAGCGGGTATGGAAATCGCAAGCAATGAGATTGCTAAAGGAGTCAGGGTTTTAGGTCTTGGTGAAATGGGAATTGCCAATACAACTTCCAGTACGGCCATTATTTCCTGTTATGCCCAAGAAAGTGTGGCGACACTGGCCGGACATGGTACTGGCATTTCCGAAGAAGAACTCCATAAAAAAGTTCGAGTTATCCAAACGGCTTTAGAGGTCAATCATCCTGATCGGGAAGATCCTATGGGTGTATTGAGTTCGCTTGGCGGGTTTGAAATTGCCGGTTTGGTTGGGGTTATACTAGGAGCTGCCGCAGGTGGTGCGGCCGTTGTAGTAGATGGTTTGATTACCAGTGCGGCGGCATTGCTTGCAGTGAAAATTGCGCCTCAAGTGAAGGCGTTTCTGATCGGTTCACATTATTCGGTTGAGCCTGCACATAAAATTGCACTTGATTTGATTGGTGTTCCTGCCTATTTGCATTTGGATATGCGCTTAGGTGAAGGTACTGGCGCAGCGCTGGGGATGTCACTGATTAATGCTTCCTTACATGTCATTAACGATATGAAAACGTTTGGTGAAGCCGAAGTGGCTGTCGCCCAAGATGGTCCTGGTGCACTGAAACAAAGTAAAGATGTTAAAGATTAG
- a CDS encoding ethanolamine utilization protein EutJ codes for MKEYEKINQLYQLIETRTAADLPGPYKVGVDLGTADVVLVVTDHEGNPVAGSMRWASVVKDGLVVDFRGATTIVEELKYEVEEILGIELDKGATAIPPGTVGRNALACSHVIAGAGLDPVCQVDEPVAAAKALNITHGIVVDIGGGTTGIAVLKNGELVFTADEPTGGTHVSLVLAGAYKISFEEAEQLKKDPRNHRQIMPVILPVIEKMATIVKNMLSGCDEYDDYPVYVVGGTAYLTGFGIEFSKAFGREVFVPPHPLLVTPLGIAMFG; via the coding sequence GTGAAGGAATATGAGAAGATCAATCAGCTATATCAATTAATTGAAACTCGTACAGCGGCAGATTTGCCTGGACCCTATAAGGTAGGCGTGGATCTTGGTACAGCCGATGTGGTATTAGTAGTGACTGATCATGAGGGGAATCCAGTTGCAGGCAGTATGCGATGGGCTTCGGTTGTTAAGGATGGCTTGGTCGTTGATTTCCGTGGTGCAACTACGATTGTTGAAGAACTTAAATATGAAGTTGAAGAAATCTTGGGAATTGAATTGGATAAAGGTGCAACCGCCATTCCTCCAGGGACGGTAGGGCGTAATGCATTAGCTTGCAGCCATGTCATTGCAGGGGCTGGATTGGATCCTGTTTGTCAGGTAGACGAACCTGTGGCAGCAGCAAAAGCCTTGAATATAACCCATGGTATTGTTGTGGATATTGGGGGCGGGACTACCGGAATAGCTGTGTTGAAAAACGGTGAACTGGTTTTTACTGCCGATGAACCGACTGGTGGTACTCATGTTTCGTTGGTATTGGCTGGTGCGTATAAAATATCATTTGAAGAAGCGGAGCAGCTGAAAAAAGATCCGCGAAATCATCGTCAGATTATGCCTGTCATTTTGCCGGTTATCGAAAAGATGGCTACCATTGTTAAGAATATGTTGTCCGGCTGCGATGAATATGATGACTATCCTGTTTATGTAGTTGGTGGAACTGCTTATTTAACGGGTTTTGGAATTGAATTCAGCAAAGCTTTCGGTCGTGAGGTCTTTGTTCCACCCCATCCGTTATTAGTAACCCCTTTAGGCATTGCTATGTTTGGCTAA
- a CDS encoding deacetylase, with amino-acid sequence MRALIAVFLVCLMTFPAYAAQKVLDRVETSDQIIAVTVEGIHDKGALEELTTICLQEKISASIFSTEQFITDNAALISRTQTIGLEFGILENTNHDWVRLTKEEIVQRLQKADAAIKSVTGKANKFVRFQNHELEQHFVQASAADNLSYTIIRGIDATVWSVSADLSAIEKTMTTLKPGDIININMLQKPAKGVLLQLIRSAKARGYKIVTVSELLSAIREPAEIKPAPKAYSVIRRINKPLQPTVFLTFDDSGNERQIEELLNVLQDNQVKSTFFLTGNWVYRSPELVRRIAKAGHEIANHSFSHTSFIQLSNDEMINEIKATENAVLEVTGKPLLKYFRPPYGEYNGAVDDVLKQLGYEALILWDVDTRDWSGLSAASIIEEIRSHVANGSIILFHIHGANTALALAKIIPELKEQGYILDRLSSAL; translated from the coding sequence ATGAGAGCTCTAATAGCAGTCTTTTTAGTTTGCCTAATGACGTTCCCTGCATATGCAGCACAGAAGGTGCTAGACCGGGTAGAAACCAGTGATCAGATTATTGCCGTAACAGTTGAAGGCATTCATGATAAAGGTGCCTTGGAAGAATTGACCACTATTTGTCTGCAGGAAAAGATCAGTGCAAGTATTTTTAGTACTGAGCAATTTATTACCGATAATGCTGCGCTGATCAGCCGCACTCAGACGATTGGATTGGAGTTTGGCATTTTAGAGAATACAAATCATGATTGGGTTAGGCTGACAAAAGAAGAAATTGTCCAGCGACTGCAGAAAGCTGATGCTGCAATAAAGAGCGTTACGGGGAAAGCGAATAAGTTTGTTCGTTTTCAAAACCATGAGCTTGAACAGCATTTTGTACAAGCCAGTGCTGCAGATAATTTGAGTTATACCATAATACGAGGAATTGATGCAACTGTGTGGTCGGTAAGTGCCGACTTATCAGCAATCGAGAAGACCATGACTACATTGAAGCCTGGAGATATTATCAATATTAATATGTTACAAAAGCCTGCTAAAGGGGTGCTTTTGCAACTTATCCGAAGTGCAAAAGCAAGAGGCTACAAAATTGTAACAGTAAGTGAGTTGTTGTCGGCAATCCGGGAACCTGCTGAGATAAAGCCAGCTCCAAAAGCGTATTCGGTGATACGCCGTATTAATAAGCCTTTGCAGCCAACCGTTTTTCTTACTTTCGATGACAGTGGAAATGAACGTCAGATTGAAGAATTATTAAATGTTTTACAAGATAATCAGGTGAAAAGTACTTTTTTTCTTACCGGCAACTGGGTTTATCGAAGCCCAGAACTAGTACGGCGAATCGCCAAAGCAGGGCACGAAATCGCCAATCACAGTTTTTCGCATACTTCGTTTATACAGTTAAGTAATGATGAGATGATCAATGAAATTAAAGCAACAGAAAATGCTGTGCTTGAGGTTACAGGCAAGCCATTACTTAAGTATTTTCGTCCTCCTTACGGAGAGTATAATGGGGCAGTTGATGATGTCTTAAAGCAATTGGGTTATGAAGCCTTAATTTTGTGGGATGTTGATACTCGTGACTGGAGTGGCTTAAGCGCCGCAAGTATTATTGAAGAGATTCGTAGTCATGTTGCCAATGGTTCAATTATTTTGTTTCATATTCATGGTGCCAATACGGCTTTGGCATTAGCCAAAATCATTCCAGAATTAAAAGAACAGGGATATATTCTGGATAGACTGAGCAGTGCTTTATAA
- the thrS_2 gene encoding threonine--tRNA ligase: MGKLKITLKDGNVREVEPGITLAEFAQSLSRSLAKSALAAKLDGQLVDLNCKLQNDASVEFVTFDDEEGKTVFRHTASHIMAQAVKRLYGNVQLAIGPAIANGFYYDFDTEQPFAPEDLAKIQAEIEKIIQANLPIERMELSRDEAIQFFEEQGESYKVELIRDLPADVTISLYKQGEFTDLCAGPHVPSTGRVKAIKIQSLAGAYWRGDEKRKMLQRIYGTAFEKKADLDAYLTMLEEAAKRDHRKLGRELDLFSLQEEGPGFPFFHPKGMIIRNELENFWRKLHVKYGYQEIKTPIILNQKLWQQSGHWDHYRENMYFTSIDDEGYAVKPMNCPGGMLVYRTQHHSYRDLPLRTAELGLVHRHELSGALHGLMRVRSFTQDDAHIFMLPSQIKSEINGIIDLFDTVYRTFGLSYHAELSTKPEKAMGSDEVWETATNALREALEERGMVYKINAGDGAFYGPKIDFHLRDSIGRTWQCGTIQLDMMLPEKFDLTYVGEDGLKHRPVMVHRVVYGSIERFIGILIEHYAGAFPTWLAPVQVKILPITDRHIEYAKQVAALMREQDIRVTIDDRNEKIGYKIREGQLEKVPYILVVGDKEAETNAVAVRKRGAGDLGAQAVSEFISAIIEEIAKKAN, encoded by the coding sequence ATGGGAAAACTTAAAATTACTCTTAAAGATGGAAATGTCCGTGAAGTTGAGCCGGGAATTACTTTAGCTGAGTTCGCGCAGTCCTTAAGCCGCAGTTTAGCTAAAAGTGCTTTAGCTGCTAAACTTGACGGGCAGTTAGTTGATCTGAACTGTAAGCTGCAGAACGATGCTAGTGTGGAATTCGTGACATTTGACGATGAAGAAGGCAAAACAGTTTTTCGCCATACTGCCTCGCACATTATGGCGCAAGCCGTCAAACGTCTTTATGGTAATGTTCAATTAGCTATTGGCCCTGCGATAGCTAATGGTTTTTATTATGATTTTGATACAGAACAGCCTTTTGCTCCTGAAGATCTTGCCAAGATCCAAGCTGAAATTGAAAAAATCATTCAAGCCAACTTGCCGATTGAACGCATGGAGTTATCTCGGGATGAAGCAATTCAGTTTTTTGAAGAACAAGGGGAAAGTTATAAAGTTGAACTAATCAGAGACTTGCCAGCTGATGTCACAATTTCCTTATACAAGCAAGGTGAGTTTACTGATTTGTGTGCAGGCCCGCATGTGCCTTCAACAGGGCGGGTTAAAGCCATTAAAATTCAAAGTCTTGCTGGCGCTTACTGGCGTGGTGATGAAAAACGTAAAATGCTGCAGCGAATTTATGGAACAGCTTTTGAGAAGAAAGCCGATCTTGACGCTTACTTAACTATGCTGGAAGAAGCAGCAAAGCGTGACCATCGCAAACTTGGACGCGAATTGGATTTATTCAGTCTGCAGGAGGAAGGGCCTGGATTTCCGTTTTTTCATCCTAAGGGCATGATTATTCGCAATGAACTGGAAAACTTCTGGCGCAAACTTCATGTGAAGTATGGCTATCAGGAGATCAAAACTCCGATTATTCTTAATCAGAAATTATGGCAGCAATCAGGGCATTGGGATCACTATCGTGAGAATATGTATTTTACCAGCATTGACGATGAAGGATATGCGGTTAAGCCTATGAATTGCCCTGGAGGCATGTTGGTATATCGCACTCAGCATCATAGTTACCGAGATCTGCCGTTGCGTACTGCGGAATTAGGGCTGGTGCATCGTCATGAACTTTCTGGTGCTTTGCATGGCTTAATGCGGGTACGCAGTTTCACACAAGATGATGCTCATATTTTTATGCTGCCATCGCAAATCAAGTCTGAAATCAATGGAATTATTGACTTGTTTGATACTGTTTACCGGACTTTTGGCTTAAGCTATCATGCCGAGTTAAGTACCAAACCGGAGAAAGCTATGGGATCAGACGAAGTGTGGGAAACAGCAACCAATGCTTTGCGCGAAGCGTTGGAAGAGCGTGGGATGGTTTATAAGATCAATGCAGGTGATGGGGCTTTCTATGGTCCAAAAATTGATTTTCATTTGCGTGATTCAATTGGTCGTACTTGGCAGTGCGGAACTATCCAGCTGGATATGATGTTACCAGAAAAATTCGATCTGACTTATGTAGGTGAAGATGGACTTAAACATCGTCCGGTCATGGTGCATCGTGTGGTTTATGGCAGTATTGAACGATTTATTGGGATTTTGATAGAGCATTATGCAGGGGCTTTTCCAACTTGGCTGGCACCTGTTCAGGTCAAAATTTTACCAATTACTGATCGGCATATCGAATACGCCAAGCAAGTTGCAGCACTGATGCGCGAGCAGGACATCCGGGTAACCATTGATGACCGCAATGAAAAAATTGGTTATAAAATTCGTGAAGGGCAGCTGGAAAAAGTACCGTACATTTTAGTTGTAGGCGACAAAGAGGCAGAAACAAATGCTGTCGCTGTAAGAAAACGCGGTGCAGGAGATCTTGGCGCTCAGGCTGTCAGCGAGTTTATTTCCGCTATCATCGAGGAAATTGCTAAAAAAGCCAATTAG
- the infC gene encoding translation initiation factor IF-3 has translation MTSSTGEQLGIMQLRDALRLAGEQQLDLVEVAPMAKPPVCRIMDYGKFKFEQQKRDKEAKKKQKVVTVKEVKLRPNIEDHDFNVKLKNALRFIEDGDKVKVTIMFRGRELSHPELGRQVLVKMANELKNLVTIEREPKLEGKNMIMILSPKPHN, from the coding sequence GTGACCAGTTCCACTGGCGAGCAACTGGGTATTATGCAGCTACGGGATGCTTTGCGGCTAGCTGGAGAACAGCAGCTGGATTTAGTTGAAGTAGCGCCAATGGCCAAGCCCCCGGTATGTCGCATCATGGATTATGGAAAATTTAAATTCGAACAGCAAAAGCGCGATAAAGAGGCGAAGAAAAAACAAAAAGTTGTTACCGTAAAAGAGGTAAAGCTTCGTCCTAATATTGAAGATCACGATTTTAACGTCAAGCTAAAAAATGCACTAAGGTTTATCGAAGATGGTGACAAGGTAAAAGTAACCATCATGTTTCGGGGGCGGGAACTTTCTCATCCTGAACTAGGTAGACAAGTATTGGTTAAAATGGCAAACGAACTGAAAAATCTTGTAACAATTGAGCGTGAGCCTAAGCTTGAAGGTAAAAATATGATAATGATTCTATCACCAAAGCCGCATAACTAA
- the rpmI gene encoding 50S ribosomal protein L35 has product MPKMKTRKSAAKRFKITGTGEFKRAKAFKSHILEKKSPSRKRNLRKASLVSKSDHERVARMLPYA; this is encoded by the coding sequence ATGCCGAAAATGAAAACTCGTAAAAGTGCCGCAAAACGTTTCAAAATCACCGGTACAGGCGAATTTAAACGTGCAAAAGCGTTTAAAAGTCATATTCTTGAAAAAAAATCTCCATCCCGTAAGCGTAATTTGCGTAAGGCTAGCCTTGTGAGTAAGTCTGATCACGAGCGCGTAGCAAGAATGCTTCCTTACGCCTAA
- the rplT gene encoding 50S ribosomal protein L20, with the protein MPRVKKGVTAHRRHKKILKLAKGFRGSRSKQFKKANETVMKALYYARRDRRAKKGEFRKLWIARINAAARINGISYSQLINGLKKAGVEVNRKMLADLAIHDSAAFGQLVSTAKEQL; encoded by the coding sequence ATGCCAAGAGTAAAAAAAGGCGTGACTGCACATAGACGTCATAAAAAGATTTTAAAGTTAGCTAAAGGTTTTAGAGGTTCAAGAAGCAAACAGTTCAAAAAAGCTAACGAAACTGTAATGAAAGCTCTCTACTACGCTCGTCGCGACCGTCGCGCTAAAAAGGGTGAATTCCGGAAATTATGGATTGCCCGTATTAATGCTGCGGCTCGTATCAATGGTATTTCCTATAGCCAATTAATCAATGGCTTAAAGAAAGCCGGCGTAGAAGTTAATCGCAAAATGCTTGCTGATTTAGCTATTCATGACAGTGCTGCTTTTGGACAACTTGTTTCAACTGCTAAAGAGCAACTGTAA
- the fbaA gene encoding fructose-bisphosphate aldolase gives MALVTMREILQDARKRKYAVGGFNVFNFETLGAVVEVAEELKTPLVVGIPERLFKFVDVDTLSAAMVRLAKRATIPIALHLDHGYTHDGIMKAIDWGFTSVMFDGSSLPFVDNLNRTKEICKIAHSLGISVEGELGYIGSCSKIDAISDVHMVNSDMAAEFVDKTKVDALAVAIGNNHGSYRGSPKLNFSRLNELNQAIDIPLVMHGGSKLATEDYRNSIISGISKVNIATDMSLAAAEKLKAELSKTPTSNYIHLMSVVKKGVKDSVRSYMLNFGCISKAMAI, from the coding sequence TTGGCCTTGGTTACAATGCGAGAAATACTTCAGGATGCCCGGAAGAGAAAGTATGCTGTTGGAGGATTTAACGTATTCAATTTTGAAACTCTTGGTGCCGTTGTGGAAGTAGCAGAAGAGCTTAAGACTCCCCTAGTTGTTGGAATTCCTGAACGTCTATTCAAGTTTGTCGATGTTGATACCTTAAGTGCTGCAATGGTGCGTTTGGCAAAGAGAGCTACTATTCCAATTGCATTACATTTGGATCATGGGTATACTCATGACGGGATCATGAAGGCCATAGACTGGGGCTTTACTTCTGTGATGTTTGACGGATCAAGTCTGCCCTTTGTGGACAACCTAAATCGCACAAAAGAAATTTGTAAAATAGCCCATTCTCTCGGCATATCAGTCGAAGGAGAATTGGGCTATATTGGTAGTTGCAGCAAAATTGATGCAATAAGCGATGTGCATATGGTTAATTCTGATATGGCAGCCGAATTTGTTGACAAAACTAAGGTTGATGCGCTTGCTGTAGCAATCGGTAATAATCATGGCAGCTATCGAGGGAGTCCTAAGTTGAATTTCTCGCGATTAAACGAATTGAACCAAGCAATAGATATCCCGTTAGTGATGCATGGCGGTTCTAAACTAGCTACAGAAGATTATCGAAACTCAATCATCTCGGGAATATCAAAAGTGAATATTGCCACTGACATGTCCTTGGCAGCTGCTGAGAAACTAAAAGCCGAGTTAAGCAAGACGCCAACCTCAAACTATATTCATTTAATGTCAGTTGTTAAGAAAGGTGTTAAGGATTCTGTTCGAAGCTATATGTTAAACTTTGGCTGCATCTCGAAAGCAATGGCTATATAA